A portion of the Burkholderiales bacterium genome contains these proteins:
- the xseA gene encoding exodeoxyribonuclease 7 large subunit, protein MDFGAPTIDPARVLTVTELNRATRVLLEQAYPLLWVRGEISNLKRYASGHWYFALKDREAQVRCVMFRNRNQYLDWEPADGALVEVRALVTLFEVRGEFQLNVETMRRAGLGALYEAFERLKAKLAQEGLFAPERKRPLPLFPRQVGIVTSAQAAALRDVLATLRRRLPTLPVVIYPTQVQGLEAGQQIAAALRVAGERGECDVLILCRGGGSLEDLWAFNEEVVARAIAACPIPVVSGVGHETDFTIADFVADRRAPTPTAAAELASPSRVDLLARLESLARRLRRGYERRHEARMQQLDSLARRLIHPGERLQAQSLRLADLQRRLAAAARRRLAQETTRTAYLAERLRRSRPDVEALLEARRRGAERLARAMARRLSYAERELSRLEAHLAHLNPQHVLERGYSIVRAMDGSIVRSATQVVSGDLLELIFARGWARAGVHEKGDGE, encoded by the coding sequence GTGGATTTCGGCGCCCCCACCATCGACCCCGCCCGGGTGCTCACCGTCACCGAGCTCAACCGGGCGACCCGCGTCCTCCTGGAACAGGCGTACCCCTTGCTGTGGGTCCGGGGGGAGATTTCCAACCTGAAGCGCTACGCGTCGGGCCACTGGTACTTCGCCCTGAAGGACCGGGAAGCCCAGGTGCGTTGCGTCATGTTCCGCAACCGCAATCAATACCTGGACTGGGAGCCGGCGGACGGCGCCCTGGTGGAGGTGCGGGCCCTGGTGACGCTGTTCGAGGTCCGGGGGGAGTTCCAGCTCAACGTGGAGACCATGCGCCGGGCGGGGCTGGGAGCCCTGTACGAGGCGTTCGAGCGCCTGAAGGCGAAGCTTGCGCAGGAAGGCTTGTTCGCCCCCGAGCGTAAGCGGCCCCTTCCCCTCTTCCCGCGCCAGGTAGGAATTGTCACGTCTGCCCAGGCGGCGGCGCTGCGGGACGTGCTCGCCACCCTGCGCCGGCGCTTGCCGACCTTGCCAGTGGTCATCTATCCGACCCAGGTGCAGGGGCTGGAGGCCGGCCAGCAGATTGCGGCGGCGCTGCGCGTTGCGGGGGAGCGGGGAGAGTGCGATGTCCTCATCCTGTGCCGGGGCGGAGGGAGCCTGGAGGACCTGTGGGCGTTCAACGAGGAGGTAGTGGCCCGGGCGATCGCCGCCTGTCCCATCCCGGTGGTGAGCGGCGTGGGCCACGAGACCGATTTCACCATCGCCGATTTCGTCGCCGACCGGCGCGCGCCGACCCCCACCGCCGCGGCGGAGCTCGCGAGCCCCAGCCGCGTCGACCTGCTGGCCCGCTTGGAGAGCCTGGCGCGGCGCCTGCGTCGGGGCTATGAACGGCGGCACGAAGCGCGCATGCAACAACTGGACTCCCTAGCACGACGGCTCATCCATCCCGGCGAGCGCCTCCAAGCCCAATCGCTGCGGCTGGCGGACCTCCAGCGGCGGCTCGCGGCCGCGGCGCGCCGCCGGCTCGCCCAGGAGACGACGCGAACTGCGTACCTGGCGGAGCGTCTCCGGCGGTCGCGTCCGGACGTCGAGGCGCTGCTCGAAGCCCGGCGCAGGGGGGCGGAGCGGCTGGCCCGGGCGATGGCCCGCAGGCTCTCCTACGCCGAACGGGAGCTTTCCCGGCTCGAGGCCCACCTCGCCCACCTGAACCCTCAGCACGTGCTCGAGCGGGGTTACAGCATCGTCCGGGCCATGGACGGCAGCATCGTGCGCTCGGCGACCCAGGTGGTCTCGGGGGATCTCTTAGAGCTCATTTTCGCCCGGGGCTGGGCCCGGGCCGGGGTGCACGAGAAGGGCGACGGCGAGTAG
- a CDS encoding flagellar motor protein MotA — protein sequence MFALIEAAGWPIWFLIVASVVAVAIIGERLWSLRQSQVVPKDLLHRVVQEYRKNGVSEELIARLNRGPVLGRVFAAGLKNIRSSREIIKDSIEEAGRAATQELDRFLTMLGSIAAVAPLLGLFGTVVGMIEIFGSQTPTGSNPIQLGHGISIALYNTAFGILVAVPSILFYRYFRAKVDAMVVEMELQAIKLVEVLLGERKA from the coding sequence TTGTTCGCCCTCATCGAAGCGGCCGGCTGGCCGATCTGGTTTCTCATCGTCGCCTCTGTTGTCGCCGTCGCCATCATCGGCGAGCGTCTTTGGTCCCTGCGCCAGAGCCAGGTGGTGCCGAAAGATCTCCTCCATCGGGTGGTGCAGGAGTACCGCAAGAACGGCGTCAGCGAGGAGCTGATCGCCCGCCTCAACCGGGGCCCGGTGTTGGGGCGCGTCTTCGCCGCGGGCCTGAAGAACATCCGAAGCTCCCGGGAAATCATCAAGGACTCCATCGAGGAGGCGGGCCGCGCCGCCACCCAGGAGCTGGACCGCTTTCTCACCATGCTGGGGAGCATCGCCGCGGTGGCACCGCTCCTCGGCCTGTTCGGCACGGTGGTGGGGATGATCGAGATCTTCGGCTCCCAGACCCCCACGGGCAGCAACCCGATCCAGCTCGGCCACGGCATCTCCATCGCCCTGTACAACACCGCCTTCGGCATCCTGGTGGCCGTGCCCAGCATTCTCTTCTACCGCTACTTCCGGGCCAAGGTGGACGCGATGGTGGTGGAAATGGAGCTCCAGGCGATCAAGCTGGTGGAAGTCCTGCTGGGCGAGCGCAAGGCATGA
- a CDS encoding biopolymer transporter ExbD codes for MNFQRGRQKDEPRIDFVPLIDVLLVILIFLMVTTTYNRFSELQINLPEAGAEKQPERPNEITVAVDPAGQYAVNNQPVRFTGLEVLVESLRRAAAGAAEPVIVIAADAKASHQSVVNVMEAARVAGYHRITFTTQARER; via the coding sequence ATGAACTTCCAGCGCGGGCGACAGAAGGACGAGCCGCGGATCGACTTCGTTCCGCTGATCGACGTGCTGCTGGTGATCCTGATCTTCCTCATGGTCACCACCACCTACAACCGGTTCTCCGAGTTGCAGATCAACCTGCCCGAGGCGGGCGCGGAGAAACAGCCCGAGCGCCCCAACGAGATCACGGTCGCCGTCGATCCCGCCGGGCAGTACGCGGTCAACAACCAGCCGGTGCGCTTTACTGGGCTCGAGGTGCTGGTGGAGAGCCTGCGCCGTGCCGCGGCCGGCGCCGCCGAGCCGGTGATCGTGATCGCCGCCGACGCCAAGGCTTCCCACCAGTCCGTGGTGAACGTGATGGAGGCGGCGCGCGTCGCCGGCTACCACCGGATCACGTTCACCACCCAGGCGCGGGAGCGGTAA
- the lpxK gene encoding tetraacyldisaccharide 4'-kinase has product MNSTVRWIERHWRRTPWLAAPLVPLSLLFGAAAAARRALYRAGIFKTERLPVPVIVVGNLTVGGTGKTPFVIWLVQRLRGLGWRPGIVSRGYGATVAGPAPVEAASDPARFGDEPVLLARRTGCPVWIGRDRVGAARALLAERPECDVIVSDDGLQHYRLARDVEIAVVDGDQGFGNGWLLPAGPLREDPSRLDRVDLVIVHGNAPRAFAPGREYRMRLEGRQFYNLLNPRFVVPPGHFQGKRTHAVAGIGNPRRFFDALKALGLSGTAHAFPDHHRFRAEELRFAGAEAILMTEKDAIKCEAFADETHWVLAVTAVVDPDPLPALLAKIGYPHGSQAA; this is encoded by the coding sequence ATGAACTCCACGGTGCGCTGGATCGAGCGCCACTGGCGCCGGACCCCCTGGCTCGCGGCCCCGCTTGTCCCCTTGAGCTTGCTCTTCGGGGCGGCGGCCGCCGCCCGCCGCGCCCTGTATCGGGCAGGGATCTTCAAGACCGAACGGCTTCCGGTGCCGGTCATCGTGGTGGGCAACCTCACGGTGGGAGGCACCGGCAAAACCCCGTTCGTCATCTGGCTCGTCCAGCGGCTGCGCGGCCTGGGATGGCGGCCGGGGATCGTGAGCCGGGGCTACGGCGCCACGGTGGCGGGCCCCGCCCCGGTGGAGGCCGCCTCCGACCCGGCCCGCTTCGGCGACGAGCCCGTGCTCCTCGCCCGCCGCACCGGCTGTCCGGTGTGGATCGGACGCGACCGGGTAGGCGCGGCCCGGGCGCTCCTTGCGGAGCGGCCCGAGTGCGACGTGATCGTCTCCGACGACGGCCTGCAGCACTACCGCCTCGCCCGGGACGTGGAGATCGCAGTGGTGGACGGCGACCAGGGATTTGGCAACGGCTGGCTCCTTCCGGCGGGCCCGTTGCGGGAGGACCCGTCCCGGCTCGACCGGGTGGACCTGGTGATCGTGCACGGGAACGCCCCCCGCGCCTTCGCGCCGGGGCGGGAGTACCGCATGCGGCTCGAGGGCCGGCAGTTCTACAACCTGCTCAATCCCCGCTTTGTGGTTCCGCCGGGCCACTTCCAGGGCAAGCGCACCCACGCGGTGGCGGGCATCGGCAATCCCCGCCGCTTCTTCGACGCCCTTAAGGCCCTCGGGCTCTCCGGCACGGCCCACGCCTTTCCCGATCACCACCGCTTCCGCGCCGAAGAGCTGCGCTTCGCCGGCGCGGAAGCCATCCTCATGACCGAGAAGGATGCGATAAAATGCGAAGCCTTCGCCGACGAGACGCATTGGGTGCTCGCCGTTACCGCAGTGGTCGATCCGGACCCGCTGCCCGCCCTGCTCGCCAAGATCGGATACCCCCATGGATCCCAAGCTGCTTGA
- a CDS encoding UPF0434 protein has protein sequence MDPKLLDILVCPLCKGPLVYKKAEQELICKADRLAYPIRDGIPVMLEEEARKLPPEEEVA, from the coding sequence ATGGATCCCAAGCTGCTTGACATTCTCGTGTGCCCCCTGTGCAAAGGCCCCCTGGTCTACAAAAAGGCCGAGCAGGAGCTAATCTGCAAGGCGGACCGCCTCGCCTACCCCATCCGGGACGGCATTCCGGTGATGCTGGAAGAGGAAGCCCGCAAGCTCCCTCCGGAGGAAGAGGTCGCCTGA
- the kdsB gene encoding 3-deoxy-manno-octulosonate cytidylyltransferase: MTPEPFTVVIPARYASTRLPGKPLADIGGRPMVVRVAERARESGARAVVIATDHPDVAEAARRHGFDACMTRAEHATGTDRIAEVVKARGFPPEAVVVNVQGDEPFIDPELIREAARHLHGRREAAIATACHPIRELESFLSPSVVKVVLDAQGCALYFSRAPIPYPRDAFIAGAKALPAGLPAYRHIGIYAYRAGFLAAYAGLPKSEAEVFESLEQLRALAHGYRIAVWVTERSAPAGVDTPEDLERARRRAADPEPEPYRSHHN; encoded by the coding sequence ATGACGCCCGAACCCTTTACCGTGGTGATCCCGGCGCGCTACGCCTCCACGCGGCTGCCGGGCAAACCCCTCGCCGACATCGGCGGCCGTCCCATGGTGGTGCGAGTGGCCGAGCGGGCGCGGGAGAGCGGCGCCCGGGCAGTGGTGATCGCCACCGACCATCCGGACGTGGCCGAGGCGGCGCGCCGCCACGGGTTCGACGCCTGCATGACCCGCGCCGAGCACGCCACCGGCACCGATCGCATCGCCGAAGTGGTGAAGGCGCGGGGGTTCCCCCCCGAGGCGGTGGTGGTGAACGTGCAGGGCGACGAGCCGTTCATCGATCCCGAGCTGATCCGGGAAGCGGCCCGGCATCTCCACGGGAGGAGGGAGGCCGCCATCGCCACCGCCTGCCACCCGATCCGGGAGCTGGAGAGCTTCTTGAGCCCCAGCGTGGTCAAGGTGGTGCTGGACGCCCAGGGCTGCGCCCTGTATTTCAGCCGCGCCCCCATCCCCTATCCCCGGGACGCCTTCATCGCGGGCGCCAAAGCGCTTCCCGCGGGGCTGCCGGCCTACCGCCACATCGGCATCTACGCCTACCGGGCCGGCTTTCTCGCCGCTTACGCCGGGCTGCCCAAAAGCGAAGCGGAGGTCTTCGAGTCCTTGGAGCAGTTGCGAGCCCTGGCCCACGGCTACCGGATCGCCGTCTGGGTGACGGAGCGCAGCGCGCCGGCCGGCGTGGACACGCCCGAGGATCTGGAACGGGCGCGGCGCAGGGCGGCGGATCCGGAGCCGGAGCCTTATAGATCCCATCACAATTAG
- the adK gene encoding adenylate kinase, producing the protein MRLILLGPPGAGKGTQAAFITERYGIPQVSTGDMLRAAVKAGTPLGKLAKEKMEAGALVPDDLIIQLVKERIREPDCANGFLFDGFPRTLPQAQAMRDAGVKIDYVLVLEVPDEEIITRMAGRRVHLPSGRTYHVKFNPPRVPDRDDLTGETLVQREDDREETVRERLRVYHAQTKPLVDYYSRWAAEGDPSAPKVAKVAGTGNVEEIRDRIFAALS; encoded by the coding sequence ATGCGACTGATCCTGCTGGGCCCCCCGGGGGCGGGCAAAGGTACCCAGGCAGCCTTCATCACCGAGCGTTATGGCATCCCCCAAGTCTCGACGGGGGACATGCTGCGGGCGGCGGTGAAGGCCGGCACGCCCCTGGGCAAGCTCGCCAAGGAAAAGATGGAGGCGGGAGCGCTGGTGCCCGACGATCTCATCATCCAGCTCGTGAAGGAGCGCATCCGCGAGCCCGATTGCGCCAACGGCTTCCTGTTTGACGGTTTTCCCCGCACCCTTCCCCAGGCCCAAGCCATGCGGGACGCGGGCGTCAAGATCGATTACGTGCTGGTGCTGGAGGTGCCCGACGAGGAAATCATCACCCGCATGGCGGGCCGCCGGGTGCACCTCCCCTCCGGGCGGACCTACCACGTGAAGTTCAACCCGCCCCGGGTGCCGGACCGGGACGACCTGACGGGGGAGACCCTGGTCCAACGGGAAGACGACCGGGAGGAGACGGTGCGGGAACGGCTGCGGGTCTATCACGCCCAGACCAAGCCTCTGGTGGATTACTATTCCCGCTGGGCGGCCGAAGGCGACCCCAGCGCCCCCAAGGTGGCGAAGGTGGCCGGCACCGGCAACGTGGAGGAGATCCGCGACCGCATCTTCGCCGCGCTAAGCTGA
- the pfp gene encoding pyrophosphate--fructose 6-phosphate 1-phosphotransferase: protein MAKLNAFYAQSGGVTAVINTSACAVIETARKHKDKIGKVYAGRDGIIGALTEDLIDTSKEPAANIAGLRHTPGGAFGSCRYKLKSLEENRAQYERLIEVFKAHNIGYFFYNGGGDSADTCLKVSQLSEQMGYPIVCVHVPKTVDNDLPITDCCPGFGSVAKYVATSIREAGYDVASMAKTSTRVFVLEVMGRHAGWITAACGLASEKEGEPPHILLFPEVAFDEDKFLGRVEETIKRYGYCVIGVSEGLRDKEGKFLSEQGLRDAFGHAQLGGVAPSSPTCAGAAQAQVPLGRGRLPAARRPPHRLQDRRGPGVCRRKAAVELALKGRNAVMPTIVRKSSRPYKWTIGVADLKDVANREKMMPRDYITEDGFHITAKCRAYLQPLILGEDYPPYKNGLPVYTRLKNVAVPKKLKTEFKV, encoded by the coding sequence ATGGCCAAGTTGAACGCGTTCTACGCCCAGTCCGGGGGGGTCACCGCGGTGATCAACACCTCGGCCTGCGCCGTCATCGAGACCGCCCGCAAGCACAAGGACAAGATCGGCAAGGTGTACGCGGGCCGCGACGGCATCATCGGCGCGCTCACCGAGGACCTGATCGACACCAGCAAGGAGCCCGCCGCCAACATCGCCGGGCTGCGCCACACGCCGGGCGGCGCCTTCGGCTCGTGCCGCTACAAGCTGAAGAGCCTGGAGGAGAACCGGGCCCAGTACGAGCGGCTCATCGAGGTGTTCAAGGCCCACAACATCGGCTACTTTTTCTACAACGGCGGCGGCGACTCGGCAGACACCTGCCTGAAGGTGTCCCAGCTCTCCGAGCAGATGGGCTACCCCATCGTGTGCGTGCACGTGCCCAAGACGGTGGACAACGATCTGCCCATCACCGACTGCTGCCCGGGCTTCGGCTCGGTGGCGAAGTATGTGGCCACTTCCATTCGCGAAGCCGGCTACGATGTGGCCTCCATGGCCAAGACCTCCACCCGGGTGTTCGTGCTGGAAGTGATGGGCCGCCACGCCGGATGGATCACCGCCGCCTGCGGGCTCGCCTCGGAGAAGGAAGGCGAGCCGCCCCACATTCTGCTCTTTCCCGAGGTCGCCTTCGATGAGGATAAGTTCCTTGGGCGCGTGGAGGAGACCATCAAGCGCTACGGCTACTGCGTGATCGGGGTCTCCGAGGGTCTGCGCGACAAAGAGGGCAAGTTCCTCTCCGAGCAGGGGCTGCGCGACGCCTTCGGCCACGCCCAGCTCGGGGGCGTGGCGCCCTCATCGCCAACCTGTGCGGGAGCGGCTCAAGCTCAAGTACCACTGGGCCGTGGCCGATTACCTGCAGCGCGCCGCCCGCCACATCGCCTCCAAGACCGACGTGGCCCAGGCGTATGCCGTCGGAAAGCCGCGGTGGAGCTCGCCCTCAAGGGCAGGAACGCGGTCATGCCCACCATCGTGCGCAAGTCCAGCCGGCCCTACAAGTGGACGATCGGCGTGGCCGACCTCAAGGACGTGGCCAACCGGGAGAAAATGATGCCCCGGGACTACATCACCGAGGACGGCTTCCACATCACGGCGAAGTGCCGCGCGTATCTCCAGCCCCTGATCCTGGGCGAAGACTATCCTCCGTACAAGAACGGGCTGCCGGTGTACACCCGGCTCAAGAACGTGGCGGTGCCGAAGAAGCTCAAGACGGAGTTCAAGGTCTGA